In Mycolicibacterium alvei, a single window of DNA contains:
- a CDS encoding alpha/beta hydrolase, with protein sequence MSVADALPAVDPILQKVLEAVPFQLSTDIGVEEARRQFSEIPRLPVHPDVKTEDREVPGPAGPVPVRVYRPPAADGATLPVVVFIHGGGWALGDLDSYDGTARQHAVAADAVVVSVDYRLAPEHPYPAAVDDAWAVTQWVAANAAELGVDADRMAVAGDSAGGNLSAVVAQLARDAGAPPLRFQLLWYPATTWDTSLPSFTENAAAPILGLDAVEGFSRWYAGHVDLSDPPATLVPARAADLSGLAPAYVAVAGHDPLRDDGIRYAELLAAAGVPAQLDNAETLVHGYVGYVGVVPAATEAFDRAMAALRAALHD encoded by the coding sequence ATGTCCGTTGCTGACGCGTTACCAGCTGTTGATCCCATCCTGCAGAAGGTACTGGAGGCGGTGCCGTTCCAACTGTCGACCGACATAGGTGTCGAAGAGGCCCGCCGCCAGTTCAGTGAGATTCCGCGGTTGCCGGTCCATCCCGACGTGAAGACCGAGGACCGCGAGGTCCCCGGGCCGGCCGGCCCGGTCCCGGTTCGGGTGTACCGGCCACCGGCCGCAGACGGCGCGACTCTGCCGGTGGTGGTGTTCATCCACGGCGGCGGCTGGGCGCTGGGTGACCTGGACAGTTACGACGGCACCGCGCGCCAGCACGCGGTGGCCGCCGACGCGGTCGTGGTGTCGGTGGACTACCGACTGGCCCCCGAGCATCCGTATCCCGCCGCGGTCGACGACGCGTGGGCCGTGACGCAGTGGGTGGCCGCCAACGCCGCAGAACTGGGTGTCGACGCCGACCGGATGGCCGTCGCCGGGGATTCGGCGGGTGGCAACCTCAGCGCCGTCGTGGCGCAGTTGGCCCGAGACGCCGGCGCTCCCCCGCTACGCTTCCAGCTGCTCTGGTACCCGGCGACCACGTGGGACACCAGCCTGCCGTCGTTCACCGAGAACGCCGCGGCGCCGATCCTGGGTCTCGACGCCGTCGAGGGGTTCTCCCGCTGGTATGCCGGGCATGTGGATCTGTCCGATCCGCCGGCCACACTGGTGCCGGCCCGCGCGGCGGACCTGTCCGGCCTCGCACCGGCCTACGTCGCCGTAGCCGGGCACGACCCGTTGCGCGACGACGGCATCCGTTACGCCGAGCTGCTGGCTGCCGCAGGCGTTCCGGCGCAGCTGGACAATGCCGAGACCCTGGTCCACGGCTACGTCGGCTATGTCGGTGTGGTTCCGGCCGCCACCGAGGCGTTCGATCGGGCGATGGCCGCGCTGCGGGCGGCCCTTCACGACTGA
- a CDS encoding cytochrome b, translated as MAVMVIAQFFIGVTMIAALSYYPLLLAIHRPLGIAILVFAVVRLANRLTRRLPPFLATMSPLERRIASYSEYLLYALLLVQPLIGWAMLSAAQSPVVLAGALHLPAIAPHNITLYAALRTAHTVAAYLLFATFTAHICAVLFHTLGLRDGIIRRMSLWPSKNSQS; from the coding sequence ATGGCCGTCATGGTGATCGCCCAGTTCTTCATCGGTGTCACCATGATCGCAGCGCTCAGTTACTACCCGCTGTTACTCGCGATCCACCGGCCGCTGGGGATCGCGATCCTGGTGTTCGCGGTCGTGCGGTTGGCCAACCGGCTCACCCGCCGACTCCCACCGTTCCTGGCGACCATGAGCCCGCTGGAGCGTCGCATTGCCAGCTACTCCGAATATCTGCTGTACGCACTGCTTTTGGTGCAGCCCCTGATCGGGTGGGCCATGCTGTCGGCAGCACAGTCGCCGGTCGTCTTGGCCGGGGCGCTGCACCTTCCGGCGATCGCCCCGCACAACATCACCCTCTATGCAGCGCTGCGCACCGCCCACACCGTCGCCGCCTACCTGCTGTTCGCGACGTTCACCGCACACATCTGCGCGGTGCTGTTCCACACCCTGGGGCTCCGCGACGGGATTATCCGTCGAATGTCGTTGTGGCCCAGCAAAAACAGTCAGTCGTGA
- a CDS encoding catalase family peroxidase, which produces MANDQGEVVTPSPSPDFGSVLSRRGALLGLAAVGGVVAVGVGGLAEAAGWLRPDALTPADFADRFEQIAGRHDGFRRNHAKGLAATGTFTSTGAGAEVSKAAVFRPGTMPVVGRFSLSGGLPDQPDKPDTVRGLGLMFLLPDGEQWRTAMINLPVFTDSAPQGFFERMLASRPQVQTGKPDPSAMAAFLAAHPETAAAMKIIKAAPPSAGFADSTYRSLNAFRATNAQGETTAIRWAAVPMASDRPAEQTHGNGENVLFDALIDTVERGPVSWKLILTLADPGDPTDDPTLPWPANRPTIEAGTITLDGVHTEAVGNARDINFDPLVLPDGLAASDDPVLAARSAVYARSFNRRAREPKSPSAVVVPGGAQ; this is translated from the coding sequence ATGGCAAATGACCAGGGGGAGGTCGTAACGCCATCCCCATCCCCGGATTTCGGATCGGTGCTCAGTCGCCGAGGTGCGCTGCTCGGTTTGGCCGCGGTCGGCGGAGTTGTCGCCGTCGGCGTGGGCGGCCTGGCCGAGGCGGCGGGCTGGCTGCGGCCCGACGCGCTGACTCCGGCCGATTTCGCCGACCGCTTCGAACAGATCGCCGGCCGTCACGACGGATTCCGGCGCAACCACGCCAAGGGCCTGGCCGCCACCGGGACGTTCACCAGCACCGGTGCCGGTGCCGAGGTGAGCAAGGCCGCGGTGTTCAGACCCGGCACGATGCCCGTCGTCGGACGGTTCTCGCTGTCCGGTGGGCTGCCCGATCAACCCGATAAACCCGACACGGTCAGAGGGCTGGGCCTGATGTTCCTGCTTCCCGACGGCGAGCAGTGGCGCACCGCAATGATCAACCTCCCGGTGTTCACGGACAGTGCGCCGCAGGGCTTCTTCGAGCGCATGCTGGCTTCCCGGCCCCAGGTGCAGACGGGCAAGCCGGACCCGTCGGCGATGGCGGCGTTCCTGGCCGCCCATCCGGAAACCGCGGCGGCGATGAAGATCATCAAGGCGGCTCCGCCGAGCGCAGGATTCGCCGACAGTACGTACCGCAGTCTCAACGCTTTTCGAGCCACCAATGCCCAGGGTGAGACGACGGCCATCCGTTGGGCGGCCGTGCCGATGGCATCGGATCGGCCCGCCGAGCAGACGCATGGCAACGGCGAGAACGTTCTCTTCGACGCCCTCATCGACACGGTCGAACGCGGACCGGTCAGCTGGAAACTGATCCTCACCCTGGCCGATCCCGGCGACCCCACCGATGACCCGACACTGCCGTGGCCGGCGAACCGACCGACAATCGAGGCGGGCACCATCACCCTCGACGGCGTCCACACCGAGGCTGTCGGAAACGCCCGCGACATCAACTTCGACCCACTGGTGCTGCCCGACGGGCTGGCCGCTTCCGACGATCCGGTGCTGGCTGCGCGATCGGCGGTCTATGCCCGCTCGTTCAACCGGAGGGCCCGAGAACCCAAGTCGCCCAGCGCAGTCGTCGTTCCCGGTGGTGCGCAGTGA
- a CDS encoding flavin-containing monooxygenase: MPDFHTLIVGAGFSGIGTAIALDKAGLHDYLILEAGDGAGGTWFWNTYPGVAVDIPSFSYQFSFEQSRDWSRTYAPGNELRAYADSCVDKYGLRPRIRFNATVTRTVFDDDENLWRAELDSGEILTARFLVNASGVLTIPKLPDIDGVDSFAGVTVHTARWDHTLDLTGKRVAIIGTGASAVQLIPEIAPTVKQLTVFQRTPIWCFPKFDVPIPPVARRLMRLPGGRTLHRLISQAYVEFTFPLAAQYFTINPFAKRAGAAGRAYLRQQVRDPQVRDKLTPRYAVGCKRPGFHNTYLATFNRDNVRLVTEPIDKITGSGVATTDGESHDVDVLLLATGFKVMDVDALPFDIVGSGGQSLSEFWMQHRMQAYEGVSVPGFANFFSVMGPYGYVGSSYFALIEAQTRHLVRCIEQADRRTARRVEVRREANDRYFAEMMRKRHRQIFWQDSCSLANSYYFDRNGDVPLRPATTFEAYWRSRSFPLDDYAFTS; the protein is encoded by the coding sequence ATGCCCGACTTTCACACCCTCATCGTCGGCGCCGGATTCTCCGGCATCGGCACCGCCATCGCGCTCGACAAGGCCGGCCTGCACGACTACCTGATCCTGGAGGCCGGTGACGGGGCCGGCGGGACCTGGTTCTGGAACACCTATCCCGGTGTGGCGGTGGATATCCCGTCGTTCTCCTACCAGTTCTCGTTCGAGCAGTCGCGGGACTGGTCCCGTACCTACGCACCCGGAAATGAGTTGCGCGCCTACGCCGACTCCTGCGTCGACAAATACGGCCTGCGCCCCCGGATCCGGTTCAACGCCACCGTCACACGCACGGTCTTCGATGACGACGAGAACCTGTGGCGGGCCGAACTCGACTCGGGCGAGATACTGACGGCGCGGTTTCTGGTCAACGCCAGCGGTGTGCTGACCATCCCGAAGCTGCCCGACATCGACGGCGTGGACTCCTTCGCCGGGGTCACCGTGCACACCGCCCGCTGGGACCACACCCTGGATCTGACCGGCAAGCGGGTGGCGATCATCGGCACCGGCGCCTCTGCGGTGCAGTTGATCCCCGAGATCGCCCCGACGGTCAAGCAGCTCACCGTATTTCAACGCACGCCCATCTGGTGCTTCCCGAAGTTCGACGTGCCCATCCCGCCGGTCGCCCGCAGGCTGATGCGGCTGCCCGGCGGCCGGACGCTGCACCGGCTGATCAGCCAGGCGTATGTGGAGTTCACCTTCCCGCTGGCCGCGCAGTACTTCACGATCAACCCGTTCGCCAAGCGGGCCGGCGCGGCCGGCCGCGCCTACCTACGCCAGCAAGTGCGCGATCCGCAGGTGCGCGACAAGCTCACCCCGCGGTACGCGGTGGGATGCAAGCGACCCGGGTTCCACAACACCTATCTGGCCACATTCAACCGCGACAACGTCCGGTTGGTCACCGAACCGATCGACAAGATCACCGGTTCGGGTGTCGCCACCACCGACGGGGAGAGCCACGACGTCGACGTGCTGCTCCTGGCCACCGGGTTCAAGGTGATGGACGTGGATGCGCTGCCGTTCGACATCGTGGGGTCGGGTGGGCAGTCGCTGAGCGAATTCTGGATGCAGCACCGGATGCAGGCCTACGAAGGTGTGAGCGTTCCCGGCTTCGCGAATTTCTTCTCCGTGATGGGCCCGTACGGCTACGTCGGCTCGTCGTACTTCGCGTTGATCGAGGCTCAAACCCGTCATCTGGTGCGGTGCATCGAGCAGGCCGACCGCCGGACCGCCCGCCGCGTCGAGGTCCGCCGGGAGGCCAACGACCGGTACTTCGCCGAGATGATGCGCAAGCGTCACCGCCAGATCTTCTGGCAGGACAGCTGCAGCCTGGCCAACAGCTACTACTTCGACCGCAACGGGGATGTGCCGCTGCGGCCCGCCACCACATTCGAGGCGTATTGGCGCAGCCGGAGCTTCCCGCTGGACGACTACGCGTTCACCTCGTAG
- the metK gene encoding methionine adenosyltransferase: MSQGRLFTSESVTEGHPDKICDAISDSVLDALLEQDPKSRVAVETLVTTGQVHVAGEVTTSAYADIPKIVRDRILEIGYDSSTKGFDGASCGVNIAIGAQSPDIAQGVDTAHEARVEGAGDPLDAQGAGDQGLMFGYAISDTPELMPLPIALAHRLARRLTEVRKGGVLDYLRPDGKTQVTIQYDGTTPVRLDTVVLSTQHADGIDLEGQLTPDIREKVVNTVLADLGHETLDTSDYRLLVNPTGKFVLGGPMGDAGLTGRKIIVDTYGGWARHGGGAFSGKDPSKVDRSAAYATRWVAKNVVAAGLAERVEVQVAYAIGKAAPVGLFVETFGTETVDPARIEKAISTVFDLRPGAIIRDLDLLRPIYAQTAAYGHFGRTDIELPWEQLNKVDELKASV; the protein is encoded by the coding sequence GTGAGCCAAGGTCGCCTGTTTACCAGTGAGTCGGTAACCGAAGGACACCCCGACAAGATCTGTGACGCGATCAGCGACTCGGTGCTCGACGCGCTGCTGGAGCAGGATCCCAAGTCGCGGGTCGCGGTGGAGACGCTGGTCACCACCGGTCAGGTGCACGTAGCCGGTGAGGTCACCACCTCCGCCTACGCCGACATTCCGAAGATCGTCCGTGACCGCATCCTGGAGATCGGCTACGACTCCTCGACCAAGGGGTTCGACGGCGCCTCGTGCGGAGTGAACATCGCCATCGGCGCGCAGTCGCCCGACATCGCCCAGGGAGTCGACACCGCCCACGAGGCACGCGTCGAGGGCGCGGGGGATCCATTGGACGCGCAGGGCGCTGGTGACCAGGGCCTGATGTTCGGTTACGCGATCAGCGACACCCCGGAGCTGATGCCGCTGCCGATCGCACTGGCCCACCGATTGGCCCGCCGGCTGACCGAGGTGCGCAAGGGTGGGGTGCTCGATTACCTGCGCCCTGACGGCAAGACCCAGGTCACGATCCAGTACGACGGCACGACGCCGGTGCGCCTGGACACCGTGGTGCTGTCGACGCAGCATGCCGACGGCATCGACCTCGAGGGGCAGCTCACCCCGGACATCCGGGAGAAGGTCGTCAACACCGTGCTGGCCGATCTCGGCCACGAGACCCTCGATACCTCGGACTACCGCTTGCTGGTCAACCCGACCGGCAAGTTCGTCCTCGGCGGTCCGATGGGTGACGCCGGTCTGACCGGCCGCAAGATCATCGTCGACACCTACGGCGGCTGGGCCCGCCACGGCGGCGGCGCCTTCTCCGGCAAGGATCCGTCAAAGGTGGACCGGTCGGCCGCGTACGCGACGCGCTGGGTGGCCAAGAACGTCGTCGCCGCCGGTCTGGCCGAGCGGGTCGAGGTCCAGGTCGCCTACGCGATCGGCAAGGCCGCCCCGGTCGGCCTGTTCGTCGAGACCTTCGGCACCGAGACCGTCGATCCGGCCCGCATCGAGAAGGCCATCAGCACCGTGTTCGATCTGCGCCCCGGCGCGATCATCCGCGACCTGGATCTGCTGCGGCCGATCTACGCCCAGACGGCGGCCTACGGGCACTTCGGGCGCACCGACATCGAGCTGCCCTGGGAGCAGCTCAACAAGGTCGACGAACTGAAGGCCTCGGTCTAG
- the coaBC gene encoding bifunctional phosphopantothenoylcysteine decarboxylase/phosphopantothenate--cysteine ligase CoaBC, whose protein sequence is MSASKRIVVGVAGGIAAYKACTLVRQLTEAGHSVRVLPTESALRFVGAATFEALSGNPVHTGVFTDVHEVPHVRIGQEADLVVVAPATADLLARAVAGRADDLLTATLLTARCPVLFAPAMHTEMWFHPATVDNVATLRRRGAVVLEPASGRLTGADSGAGRLPEAEEIATFAQLLLERADSLPYDLAGVKALVTAGGTREPVDPVRFIGNRSSGKQGYAVARVLAQRGAEVTLVAGNTAGLVDPAGVDVVRIGSATQLRDAVSKYAAESNVLVMAAAVADFRPAQVATSKMKKGSASEPNSIDLVRNDDVLAGAVRARAEGQLPNMRAIVGFAAETGDANGDVLFHARAKLQRKGCDLLVVNAVGENRAFEVDHNDGWLLSADGTEAALEHGSKTLMATRIVDAIAAFLGTHDG, encoded by the coding sequence GTGAGCGCCAGTAAGCGAATTGTCGTCGGCGTCGCCGGCGGCATTGCCGCATACAAGGCGTGCACCCTGGTACGCCAACTCACCGAGGCGGGCCACTCCGTGCGGGTACTTCCCACCGAGTCGGCGTTGCGCTTCGTCGGTGCGGCTACGTTCGAGGCCCTGTCGGGCAATCCGGTACACACAGGCGTCTTCACCGACGTCCACGAGGTACCGCACGTCCGCATCGGGCAGGAAGCCGATCTCGTCGTCGTCGCCCCCGCCACTGCCGACCTGCTGGCACGTGCGGTGGCGGGCCGTGCCGACGACCTGCTGACCGCCACCCTGCTCACCGCGCGATGTCCGGTGCTGTTCGCCCCGGCGATGCACACCGAGATGTGGTTCCACCCGGCCACGGTCGACAACGTGGCCACCTTGCGCCGCCGGGGTGCGGTGGTGCTGGAACCCGCATCCGGACGGCTCACCGGAGCTGACAGCGGTGCCGGACGCCTACCTGAGGCCGAAGAGATCGCGACGTTCGCGCAGTTGCTGCTGGAGCGGGCTGACTCCCTGCCCTACGACCTGGCCGGCGTCAAGGCCCTGGTGACTGCCGGCGGTACCCGTGAGCCCGTCGACCCGGTGCGGTTCATCGGCAACCGCAGCTCTGGCAAGCAGGGATACGCGGTGGCCCGCGTCCTGGCTCAGCGGGGCGCGGAGGTGACCCTGGTCGCCGGTAACACCGCCGGTCTGGTCGACCCGGCCGGGGTCGATGTGGTGCGCATCGGGTCGGCAACGCAACTGCGTGACGCCGTGTCCAAGTACGCGGCCGAATCGAATGTCCTGGTGATGGCCGCGGCGGTCGCGGACTTCCGGCCTGCACAGGTGGCCACCAGCAAGATGAAGAAGGGCAGCGCGTCGGAGCCCAACTCGATCGACCTCGTCCGCAACGACGACGTGCTCGCCGGAGCGGTCCGCGCCCGGGCCGAAGGGCAGCTGCCGAACATGCGGGCGATCGTCGGCTTCGCTGCCGAGACCGGCGATGCCAATGGTGACGTGCTGTTCCACGCCAGGGCCAAACTCCAGCGCAAGGGATGTGACCTGCTGGTGGTGAATGCGGTGGGGGAAAACCGTGCGTTCGAGGTGGACCACAACGACGGTTGGTTACTCAGCGCCGACGGCACCGAGGCCGCATTGGAACACGGTTCGAAGACTCTGATGGCCACCCGTATCGTGGACGCGATCGCGGCGTTTCTGGGCACGCACGATGGGTGA
- the rpoZ gene encoding DNA-directed RNA polymerase subunit omega: protein MSTPHADAQLAAADDIDSSVASAYDTPLGITNPPIDELLDRASSKYALVIYAAKRARQINDYYNQLGDGILEYVGPLVEPGLQEKPLSIAMREIHEDLLEHTEGGE, encoded by the coding sequence GTGAGCACCCCGCACGCCGATGCGCAGCTGGCCGCTGCGGACGACATCGATTCGTCCGTCGCCAGCGCCTACGACACGCCGCTGGGCATCACCAACCCGCCCATCGACGAGTTGCTGGACCGCGCGTCGAGCAAGTACGCGCTGGTGATCTACGCCGCCAAGCGGGCGCGACAGATCAACGATTACTACAACCAGCTCGGCGACGGCATTCTTGAGTATGTCGGCCCCTTGGTCGAGCCCGGTCTGCAGGAGAAGCCGCTGTCGATCGCGATGCGGGAGATCCACGAGGACCTGCTCGAGCACACCGAGGGCGGCGAGTAG
- the gmk gene encoding guanylate kinase — translation MSAGRGAGQHTATAPVVVLSGPSAVGKSTVVRRLREQLPDLYFSVSVTTRAPRPGEVDGVDYTFVSKERFQQLIDDGELLEWADIHGGLHRSGTPAQPVRDATRAGRPVLIEVDLAGARAVKQAMPEVVSVFLAPPSWDELVNRLSGRGTETPEVMARRLETARAEMAAKSDFDQVVVNRQLDTACAELVSLLVDSR, via the coding sequence TTGAGCGCTGGTAGAGGGGCTGGGCAACACACAGCGACGGCTCCGGTCGTCGTGTTGTCCGGCCCCTCCGCCGTCGGGAAGTCCACTGTGGTCCGCCGTCTGCGCGAGCAGCTTCCCGACCTGTATTTCTCCGTCTCGGTCACGACCAGGGCCCCGCGCCCCGGCGAGGTCGACGGCGTCGACTACACATTCGTGTCCAAAGAACGGTTTCAGCAGCTGATCGATGACGGTGAGCTGCTCGAATGGGCCGACATCCACGGCGGATTGCACCGATCGGGGACGCCGGCCCAGCCGGTTCGGGATGCCACCCGTGCCGGGCGCCCGGTGCTGATCGAGGTCGATCTCGCCGGGGCGCGCGCCGTCAAGCAGGCCATGCCCGAGGTGGTATCGGTGTTCCTGGCGCCGCCGAGCTGGGACGAACTGGTCAACAGGTTGTCCGGCCGCGGCACCGAGACGCCCGAGGTGATGGCCAGGCGTTTGGAGACGGCGCGGGCCGAAATGGCCGCAAAATCGGACTTTGACCAGGTTGTGGTGAACCGCCAGTTGGATACCGCATGCGCTGAATTGGTATCCTTGCTGGTGGACAGTCGTTGA
- the mihF gene encoding integration host factor, actinobacterial type encodes MALPQLTDEQRAAALEKAAAARRARAELKDRLKRGGTNLKQVLTDAETNEVLGKMKVSALLEALPKVGKVKAQEIMTELEIAPTRRLRGLGDRQRKALLEKFDQ; translated from the coding sequence GTGGCCCTTCCCCAGTTGACCGACGAACAGCGCGCGGCAGCGTTGGAGAAGGCTGCTGCCGCACGTCGAGCGCGAGCTGAGCTCAAGGATCGGCTCAAGCGTGGCGGCACCAACCTCAAGCAGGTGCTTACCGACGCCGAGACCAACGAGGTCTTGGGCAAGATGAAGGTTTCCGCACTGCTGGAAGCCCTGCCGAAGGTCGGCAAGGTCAAGGCGCAGGAAATCATGACCGAGCTGGAGATCGCCCCGACCCGCCGTCTGCGCGGTCTCGGTGATCGTCAGCGCAAGGCCCTCCTGGAGAAGTTCGACCAGTAG
- the pyrF gene encoding orotidine-5'-phosphate decarboxylase, with product MEAFGQLLAAAVSERGPLCPGIDPHPELLRAWNLSVDADGLAAFCDICVTAYTGFAIVKPQVAFFEAYGSAGFAVLERTIAALREAGVLVLADAKRGDIGSTMAAYATAWAGDSPLAADAVTASPYLGFGSLQPLLDTAAAHGRGVFVLAATSNPEGASVQRAMAGSRTVAQSIVDDVASVNRAAGTPTGSVGVVVGATVTDPPDLSALGGPVLVPGVGAQGGRADALGGFAGAELVLPTVSREVLRAGPAVADLRAAAERLRDEVAYLV from the coding sequence ATGGAGGCTTTCGGGCAGCTGTTGGCCGCAGCGGTGTCGGAGCGGGGCCCGCTGTGCCCCGGCATCGACCCTCATCCAGAACTGCTGCGGGCCTGGAATCTCTCCGTCGACGCCGACGGTCTGGCCGCGTTCTGCGACATCTGCGTCACGGCGTATACCGGGTTCGCGATCGTCAAGCCTCAGGTGGCGTTCTTCGAGGCCTACGGTTCGGCCGGTTTCGCCGTACTGGAACGCACCATCGCCGCGCTGCGTGAGGCCGGCGTGCTGGTACTGGCCGACGCCAAGCGGGGGGATATCGGCTCGACCATGGCGGCCTACGCCACCGCCTGGGCCGGCGACTCGCCGTTGGCGGCCGATGCGGTGACCGCATCGCCCTACCTGGGCTTCGGGTCGTTGCAACCCCTGCTGGACACCGCGGCGGCCCACGGTCGCGGGGTGTTCGTACTGGCCGCCACCTCCAATCCGGAGGGGGCGAGTGTGCAGCGGGCGATGGCCGGGTCACGCACCGTGGCCCAGTCCATCGTCGACGATGTGGCCTCCGTCAATCGAGCCGCAGGCACACCCACCGGGTCGGTCGGTGTGGTGGTCGGGGCGACGGTGACCGACCCGCCCGATCTCAGCGCACTGGGGGGCCCGGTGCTGGTGCCCGGGGTGGGAGCCCAGGGCGGCCGCGCCGATGCGCTGGGCGGGTTCGCAGGGGCCGAATTGGTGCTGCCCACGGTCTCGCGGGAGGTGCTCCGGGCCGGCCCGGCGGTGGCCGATCTGCGTGCGGCGGCCGAACGCCTGCGCGACGAGGTCGCCTATCTCGTCTGA